Sequence from the Argonema galeatum A003/A1 genome:
TTTAATATTGTTGGATGTCGATTTTTTCAAAAGCTACAACGATACCTACGGTCATCTAGCAGGGGATGATTGTTTGCGGCTGGTGGCGGATACTATTAAAAGTGCGATCCAGCGTCCGGAGGATTTAGTTGCTCGTTATGGTGGCGAAGAATTTGCTGTTATTCTACCTAATACTGATGCCTCTGGATCTGTCATTGTGGCAGAGGCGATCAGACAGGCAATTCACGATTTGGCGATTCCCCACGCTCAGTCTAGGGTGTGCGATCGGGCCTTGGGTTTGAAGATCGATCGCCTTACCGTCAGTCTGGGAGTTGCTAGTACCGTACCGAAAAAAGGATTGTTGCCACAATATTTGATTAATGCGGCTGACAAAGCTCTTTATACAGCCAAAAAGGAAGGACGCGATCGCGTAGCACTGGGTGGGGAGTGCATTATATCGTGTTCGGACGAGCGCCGCTAATAAAATTTTTCAGGTATGTTGTTGCGCTTTAGCGCTCTTTAAGATAGCGCTGAAGCGCAACTACATACCAAATATTTGATTACCCTGCTTCGCCACCCACAACTACATTGCGAATTCGCAAAGAAGGCCCACCACAACCAACTGGCAAACCGCTTTGTCCGCCTTTACCGCAACCGCCGGACTCATCCCAATAGAAGTCATCGCCTAGAGCTTCAATATCAGCTAAAGTTGTAAACACATTCCCGGAAAGCGTCACATCCCGCACTGGTTCGGCAATTTCTCCATTGCGAATCATCCAAGCTTCACCGGCGCTAAAGGTGAACATCTCCCCATTCGTCATCCCACCCAACCAATTCCGCGCATAAACACCTTCTTTGATATCCGTAAATAAATCCTTGACAGGCGTATTCCCACGCTCAATCCAAGTATTCGTCATCCGCACTAGAGGCGGAAAATGGTAGTTGAGACAACGCGCATTGCCAGTCGGTTCTTCACCCAGTTTGCCAGCTGTTTCGCGAGAATGCAGCCGTCCTACCAAAACCCCATCTTTAATTAGCTGGGTAGTGGTAGCTGGCGTTCCTTCATCATCGTAAAAATAGCTGCCACGATGACCTGGAGGTAACGCACCGTCAAAGATTTGCAGTTCTCTTGGCCCGAATCGGCGTCCCAGAGTCATCACTTCCAGCAAGTCTGGGTTTTCATAAGCCATGTCGGCTTCTGAGAGGTGTCCGAAAGCTTCGTGGACAAATAAGCCGGTGAGAATCGGGTCAATTACTACCGTGTAAGTGTTACCTTTGACGGGAGGCAGTGCGAGGGCGTCCACAGCGCGTTGACCGGCACTGCGAATTTGGGCGTCCAGATTGGTTAAATCTTCGTATGCTTTGCGGGAACCTGTGGTTTCTCGTCCGGTTTGTACGGTGTCGCCATTCCGTGCGGTGGCGGCAAAGCGCATTTCCATATCCACCCAAGATTGCTCTAGCATAGTGTCTTCGGAGGTGGCCAGAAAGATCCGCTGGGCGCTGTCGCTGTATAGCACGGAGGTGGTGGTAATTCGCTTATCTACGCTGCGGAGAATTTCGGTGTAGCGATCGCACAATGCTTTTTTGTCAGATAAGGGGATTTTACGCGGATCGGTGCCGGTAAGAGGCAGTTTTACGATATCCTGGACGGGATCTACAGGCGCTAGAATAGTTTCTTCATCTCCGACTATTCGCGCAGCTGCGATCGCTTCTTCAACTCGTTCTTTTAGTGTCGAAAGTTGGTTGAAGCTAGCAAAACCCCAACCTCCTTTATAACAAGCTCTAACCTGTCCACCAATTGAGATGCCTTGGGAAAGCGTTTCTATCTTGTCTCCTCGCAGGAAAATATCAGTTCCTTCTGCTTCTTCCAGTCGAATCGCCAAATAGTCAACTTGGGAGCGATAGCGAGCGATTAAGTCACAGAGCAAGTTTTTGGCATCCACAAGTAAGCTTGGCATTTTGCATTTTGGATTTTGGATTTTGGATTTTGGATTTTGGGGTGAGTCAAAACAACTCGATATCATGTCCTTACGCATAGGGTAGCTAAAAAAGTTGCGTTTTCATATCTGCGTGCATCTGCGTGCATCTGTCTTCATCTGCGGTAAAAATTTAACCACCGATGACAACAGACAATTTGACGATCTCACTCATGTACTAACAATGCAACCGGACATGATATCAACTGCGAGTGCGAAATCCTCATCACCGAGTATTATATAGCAAAGTGCTGAGGATGCCGCTAATCTAAAATCTAAAACTAAAATCTAAAATTGAAGGCGATGCGCTACTACTTCTCACTACTTTTGATGCTAGGTTTGCTGTCCCAACCCCTGCAAGTCCTAGCGATCGAAGATCCATCAACAATTTATCAGCCCAGCGAACCGCAGGATTTTTGGCCCCCCGCGCAACAACTGGTGCAGAAACAGATATATTTAATTGCCGAGATTGAAAGAGCGATCGTCAGTCCAGACCCCAACCAAGTAAGATCTGTTCGGGGGCAACTCTTCCTGTACACATCATCTGTCGATCGTTTGCTCAAAGACTACTACCAATTTCCAAACATCCTTTGCGCCCCTACTGCTACCGCTACCTTTGATGACTTGCCAGCAGTTGGATCTCTGAGTGCAGAACAGGTACGAGTTTACTGCTTTCTCTATAATTCCACCCAAAAACTAGATTCCCTTCGGCCAGTACTTGACCATCGTCTGGTTATGCTTGATGGAGTGGGGGAATTTGTCTCTAGCCGACGCGACCCTATTTTAGGCATTCCAATTGTACGCGGCGACATTTCTGTACCGCCGACACCTCGATTATCGCCGTTACCCGATCTGCCCCCCGCAGAACCAACCCTAATTGGTAGAACTGGTAAAAACGCGATCGCCGATTATGTGCCGCCGTTTCCACCTGCGATCGTACCTCCAGTGCAGGTAAATACCACTCTCTTAACCGCTAAAACATTATTAGCGCAAGCACAAAGAAATTTTCCACGCGGAACCGAATTTATCGTTCCAGATGAAGTTAGCTTAAGCGATCCAAACAACCCTTACGCTCTTTATCGCGCTGAAGTTGAGCCATACAACCAATTTCTCACTATACCTAATACAGGCATAACCCGCATTCTCAACGCTGAATTTTACCGCCAAAATCGAGATAAACTACGCAATCGCCTCTTGCCCACCACCGCAGAACGTTTTTCTTTCCCACCTTTATTCAAGCCATTCGATGGATTTACTCCCCGACTGGAAATTCAGATTGCAGATAACAATTTCCAGATTGTGCAACCAGAACTAAATTATGGCTTTCTGGTAGACTTGGGCGATATTCCTTTAGAAAATATCGATTACTCCTTGACCGATGTTTCCGTTTTTACACAACAATTTTTCCTCACTTATCAACCGCCGAATGAGTTAGAGCCATTGCAAGCAGACCGCAGAAGATTCATTACTGGAAAGCAACAAAATTTTGGCTTGTCAGAATCTATCCTTACTGAAGCACCAGCCGTGCTAAATCATACTTATCTGGTCAGGACAATCCAGTTTCAGTTGCCAGAAATTCTTCTAAATGGCGATCGCATTTCCCGCAGCCAGCGCCGCAATCTCAATGCGTTACTCCAGACGCCCAGCATCGATTTACTCATCGCCTTTCGACCAGTTTATCGTCGCCAAGATGGCAGTTATACTGTTTTGTGGCGCGTCATCAAACAATTCCCAGACCCTCAAATTCAGGGCTTGGAAAAGTACATAGATTTAGAGTAAAGTACTATTTTCACAAACTATTGCGTAAATAGACTCTAATTTATTATATAATGATTCTCATTATTAAGTTTAAGATTGTCACCCCACCGCTATGACAAAGGCCCATACCTCCCCTTTGACTGACTTACTTCATCGCCCCCGTGATTGAAGGGATGAACGGATTAACCCCCGCAGAAATATTGCAAGTTACACCAGATTTTATTCAGGATACTGGTTTGAATGTAAGTTTGACACCTTCCCGCGCTAATGGGTTTTACAATATCTTTCAAACCATGAAAAACAAGGCGCTGTTCTATCAGAAATTAATGTCTGCACAAGCTCATAATTAATCAAATTTAACGTCAAATGAAGAATCTAATCACACCAACGGAAGACTTGATTTACGATGAAACAAAACGGGGACTGCCGGTAACTATCATTACCGGGTTTCTCGGTAGCGGCAAAACTACATTGCTGAATCAAATTATTAAAAATACAGATAATTTAAAAGTAGCTGTATTAGTTAACGAGTTGGGCGATATCAATATCGACAGCCAGCTATTGGTTTCCATTGATGAAGACATGATAGAATTGAGCAATGGCTGCATTTGTTGTACAATTAATGATGGATTAATCGATGCGGTTTACCGGGTTTTAGAACGGCAAGACAGGATTGATTATTTGGTCATAGAAACTACAGGAGTTGCCGATCCATTGCCAATTATCATCACATTTGTAGGAACGGAATTACGGGATTTTACTAGCCTAGATTCTGTACTTACGGTTGTGGATGTAGAGACGTTTACACCGGATAGTTTTGACAGTGAAGCAGCTATCAAGCAGATTGCTTATGGTGATATAATATTGTTGAACAAAACAGATTTGGTGCCAGAAGAAAAAGTAAGAGAATTGGAGAACTACGTCGAGACGGTGAAAGAAGGGGCAAGAATTTTGCGATCGCAATACGGTCAAGTCCCCCTACCGCTAATCTTAGATGTAGGATTATCCCAGCCAGACACTTATTTAACTGAAGGCGATCGAGATTCAAAGCACCTAGTCAACGACGGTTTTGTATCCGTTTCCTTCCGCAGCGATCGACCTTTTGCAGTCAAGAAATTTCAGGCATTTTTACAAGAAAGAATGTCCGCAGATGTCTTTCGCGCTAAAGGAATTCTCTGGTTTAAAGAAAGTCCGAGGCGTCACATCTTTCAGCTAAGTGGCAAACGCTATGATTTGAAAGACGAAGATTGGCAAGGAAAACCCAGCAATCAACTCGTATTGATCGGACGATCCTTAAATAAACTGCAACTGCACCAACAGCTAAATAACTGCTTGACTAGATAGCAAGTTAGTCATTGGTCATTGGTCATTTCTCGTTCCCAGGTTCTACCTGGGAATGTAATCTTGGGAGGTTCTACCTCCAGATAAAAGCTCAATGAGTTAAAATGATGATTTGAGGTACAAAACCCAACTTACTCAACACTCAGCACTCCATGATGACAGCAACTTTTGAAACAAATAATATCGCTCTAGGTGGTGTCCGCCAAGAATATTTCTGGAATTGGCAAGGACAACAACTGCGGGTGGTTTACGAAACCCTCGGACAAGGAACGCCTGTTTTACTCTTACCAGCTTTCAGCACCGTTTCCACGCGGTTGGAAATGGCAGGATTGGCAAAATTATTAGCTTCTAAGTTTCAAGTGATAGCATTAGATTGGCCGGGATTTGGCGAATCTTCTCGGCCTCGATTGGATTACAAACCAGACCTATATCACCAATTTTTGCAAGATTTTGTCACAAATATTTTCAATACTCCCGTAGCGGTAGTAGCAGCGGGTCACGCCGCCGGATACGCGATGAAACTGGCGCAAAAACAACAGTTAGCAGAAGTTATCCTGCCTTTTTTGGAAAATTAATAGCTTTTGCCCACCTAACCGAACACCAAAGAAGATGAGGATGGCGTGGGAAGTCCCAGTTTAGAAGTCGAGCGTAGATTTTTAATCTTGTGATGTGTGCAGAGTTAATTAGAAAGTAGGTAAGTACAATGAGGCTTTGGAAATGATGACTTTTAATGATGTAATTGAGGTAATCAAAAGTCTTTCTACAGATGAAAAGCTAGAAATTCAACTGTTGTTGAAGCAATACATTCGTGAAGAACGCCGTGACGAGATAGATGAGAACTTCAAGTCAGCGCAGGTCGAACAGCAAAAAGGAGAACTGAAGTTTTCTTCCAATCTTAACGAACTGAGACAACTGATAGAGGAATGATCGTGGAAGTTAGTTTTAGTTCTCCATTCAAACGGGCTTTTAAAAAGCGTATTAAAGGCAACACAGATTTAGAGGAAAAGTTTTGGCAAAAATTGGAACAGTTCACTGTAGATCCTTACGATCCGAGTTTGAAAACGCATAAACTATCGGGCCAGCTTAAGGAATTTTGGAGTTTTAGTGTAGATTACGATGAGAGAGTATTGTTCTACTTTACAGAAGACGGAAAGGCTGTGTTTGTAGATATCGGTAGCCATGATGAGGTGTATTAAGCAGAGCAGCACTGATTAGTGTCGAGAATGCGATGGTCGGAGTTACGAATTACAGCGGCTTGCAGGCGAGTCAAGTACAGGGCTCTCGCATTGCGGAATATGAGTTAACTTAAAACCGAAACGTTTATTCCGCAATGCGAGAGCCCCTACAAGGTGTACTTCACTCAGTGGCAAAGCGCTGTAACTAAAAAGGGTGGAGAAAATTCACCCTATGCAGTTGCCTTCAGCTGGTACGATCGAGTTCCGGTCTGATCTTTACCCGCAGCATCCTTGTAGGTGTAGGTTCCCGTAACAACGATATCCCCAAAATTATTAACGCTCGCTGCATTAGTCAGGGTTACAGTTGCACCGTTATAGGTCAATGGTGTGGTGACTAAGTTATTCAAATCGCTCATCACACCACCATTCCAAATATAGGCATGATTGCTGCCCGAACCGATTTGAGAAGCTCCCACTATTTGTCCGAATTCGTTGATTCCGTTGACAGAACCAGTTTGACCGCCAAGGCTACCAAGTGCGGTAAACTCATCCCCTCTCAGTAGGAATGGCGTACTCGTTGCAGTTGCCCCAGAACCACTGTTGCTCGCTCCCACGATTTGACCTGCATTATTGATATCGCGCAATGTGGCTTGTTCTGCGCCAAAGTTGCCAAGATTTTTGAGTTGATAAACACCTTGAGCATCTTTCTCCCAGATGACAGCAGTGTTGACGAATTTATCATTAAGAGTGGCATCGCTGTCTACATAGCCGACGATCTGTCCCTTGTTGTTGATACCGCGTGCAGTACCACCATCACCGCCTAGAGCTGCTAGTTCCTTGACAACGCCATTTTCTGAGTAGATGGTTTTCTCGTAACCCGAAGATAGGATATTGCGACCTACAATCTGGCTGCTGTTGTTGGTATCGAAGAAGTAACTCTCAATACCACCAAAGTCATTAATAGTGAGGTTGTAGTTACCGGTTTGCCAAACTAGGGCGCGATCGGTCGCTTTAGGCACGGGTTGACGCACTTCATCGCCTGTTCCCAAAATAATCCCGGTATTAGCGATCGTATTGACGGTAGGTGTAAGCATGGTAAGAGTTGTACCATTTGCTGCCCCAAAGTCCGACTGACCGTTCTTCACACCCGTGCTGGTGAGTGCTGTTTGCGTGCCGTTTTCCCAAATGAATGCTTGGCGCACGTTACTCGTTTGGGTAGCCCCCGTTGTGGCGTTCTGATTGGTAAACGTTGCCCCCGTATCATAGCGCCCTGCAATCTGTCCAAAATCATTAATTGAAGCAGCCACAACCGCACTGTTAGGATTTGTACTCAGGGAACCTAAGTCGGTTGCCGTGTAACGATAGATAGCTCCATTATCTACCACGGCTTGAGAAGCTTTGGTGACATTTTTCAAGGTGGCAAGTAGGTCTGTACCTGCCCTCACCAAGGTATCTGTACCTTGGGTGACAAATGTTAAAGACTTGCCAAGTAAGCTTTCTCCGAGACGGAGTTTATCTTTAGTGGTATCAAACCCCATGACGGTAACAGATCCTTGACCGCCTTCAAGAACGATCTTATCTTTGCCACTACCGATGTAAACCGTATCGTTACCTATTCCAGCGTTAATGACGTTGTTCCCGTCTCCTGCATAGATAATGTCCTTACCCGCGCCGCCATAGATGATGTCATCGCCAGCACCAGCATAGATTAGGTCTTTGCCTGAACCCGATAACACGCGATTGTTGCCTTCACCAGCAACAATAATGTTGCGACCGTCTCCCGCACTGATGAAATCACCGCTGGAACCTCCGGTAATCAAATCATCACCCATACCAGTGCTAATTAGGTTGATTCCTTCGCCTGCAAAAATGGTGTTGTTACCATCGCCTGCATCAATAATGTCACGGCCCGATCCGGCGTAGATGAAACCGCCGCCCAATCGAGTGTTGATGATGTTGTTACCATCGCCTGCAAAGATGTTGACTGTGCGATCGCCTATGGTAATTAGATCGTTGCCGCTGCCGTAGTAAAGTGATTCGTTAGAAAAAAAATCCATAGCGTTCCAAGACTCCTTTGAGTTGTAAAAGGGCGATCGAAAATTATTAGCAGGAAGCAATAGCCCCCCTACCCCCCAAACCAGCAGGGGGAAGACTTTTCGCCTCCAGATTTGGAGGCGTTTATTATCGATCGAGGTTCTAACTTGTTGATTATCTTTTTCAACAAGTTGAAATCTAGATTATATTATTTCTCAATAAGCGGACATTAAGTTTTGTGAAGAAAAATACTGGCCTGGTCTAGGCGATCGAACTGGGGGATGGGGAATAGCAGGAAATTACCCAGCTTAAGATGGGCGATTCCCATGATGGGTACGCTTGGCGATCGGGCCTACAAGTTCCAAAATCCTACCCACCTTCAACGACTGATTCGATCTGGCTCCCAGGTTAAATCGCCAGCAATGTCCGATCGAGGGGTACAAATACTTAATAATTAGTTGCAATAAGGTTTCTATTATTAGCAAAATATTTAAGGATATCAAATTATACTCAGATCGGTCTGTGACCGAGCTTTTTTTATCCCTGTAGGGGCGAAGCATTCCGTCCAAGATCTTTGGTTTCAACCAACAAATTATTCACGGAATGCTTCGCCCATTTATGCCCGTGCGAAGTATATATTTTTTACCGCATATCCACGCAGATAAAGGCAGATAAACTCATTGGCGTTCATCTGCACTTATCAAGCAACTATTTATTCCACCGCTTTTATAATATAATAATGGTTATCATTATGTAAATAGCGCGAGAGGAATTCATCGTGGTGAATGCGGCAACGACGGACT
This genomic interval carries:
- a CDS encoding TldD/PmbA family protein — encoded protein: MPSLLVDAKNLLCDLIARYRSQVDYLAIRLEEAEGTDIFLRGDKIETLSQGISIGGQVRACYKGGWGFASFNQLSTLKERVEEAIAAARIVGDEETILAPVDPVQDIVKLPLTGTDPRKIPLSDKKALCDRYTEILRSVDKRITTTSVLYSDSAQRIFLATSEDTMLEQSWVDMEMRFAATARNGDTVQTGRETTGSRKAYEDLTNLDAQIRSAGQRAVDALALPPVKGNTYTVVIDPILTGLFVHEAFGHLSEADMAYENPDLLEVMTLGRRFGPRELQIFDGALPPGHRGSYFYDDEGTPATTTQLIKDGVLVGRLHSRETAGKLGEEPTGNARCLNYHFPPLVRMTNTWIERGNTPVKDLFTDIKEGVYARNWLGGMTNGEMFTFSAGEAWMIRNGEIAEPVRDVTLSGNVFTTLADIEALGDDFYWDESGGCGKGGQSGLPVGCGGPSLRIRNVVVGGEAG
- a CDS encoding CobW family GTP-binding protein; its protein translation is MKNLITPTEDLIYDETKRGLPVTIITGFLGSGKTTLLNQIIKNTDNLKVAVLVNELGDINIDSQLLVSIDEDMIELSNGCICCTINDGLIDAVYRVLERQDRIDYLVIETTGVADPLPIIITFVGTELRDFTSLDSVLTVVDVETFTPDSFDSEAAIKQIAYGDIILLNKTDLVPEEKVRELENYVETVKEGARILRSQYGQVPLPLILDVGLSQPDTYLTEGDRDSKHLVNDGFVSVSFRSDRPFAVKKFQAFLQERMSADVFRAKGILWFKESPRRHIFQLSGKRYDLKDEDWQGKPSNQLVLIGRSLNKLQLHQQLNNCLTR
- a CDS encoding alpha/beta fold hydrolase; the encoded protein is MMTATFETNNIALGGVRQEYFWNWQGQQLRVVYETLGQGTPVLLLPAFSTVSTRLEMAGLAKLLASKFQVIALDWPGFGESSRPRLDYKPDLYHQFLQDFVTNIFNTPVAVVAAGHAAGYAMKLAQKQQLAEVILPFLEN
- a CDS encoding type II toxin-antitoxin system YafQ family toxin, whose amino-acid sequence is MIVEVSFSSPFKRAFKKRIKGNTDLEEKFWQKLEQFTVDPYDPSLKTHKLSGQLKEFWSFSVDYDERVLFYFTEDGKAVFVDIGSHDEVY